A stretch of the Lolium perenne isolate Kyuss_39 chromosome 3, Kyuss_2.0, whole genome shotgun sequence genome encodes the following:
- the LOC139838192 gene encoding TPD1 protein homolog 1A-like: MVAVLMAAVLVASTLFQTAAAGQCDPQKDLYIWQSLGEPQSDGSSEYRVTVTNQCSGDERTGRPCDISRIRLRCGNFRSVIPVDPTVLRVVSQGVCLLADGHSIPQGRNVSFVYTSYVRNNLYVTSAMSTCTTTA; encoded by the coding sequence ATGGTGGCGGTGCTCATGGCCGCCGTCCTGGTGGCCTCGACCCTCTTccagaccgccgccgccggccaatgCGACCCGCAGAAGGATCTCTACATATGGCAGAGCCTCGGGGAGCCCCAGAGTGACGGCTCGTCCGAGTACAGGGTAACCGTGACGAACCAGTGCAGCGGCGACGAGCGCACCGGCAGGCCCTGCGACATCTCGAGGATCCGCCTGCGGTGCGGCAACTTCCGCTCCGTGATCCCAGTCGACCCGACGGTGCTCCGCGTCGTCAGCCAGGGTGTCTGCCTCCTCGCCGACGGCCACTCCATCCCGCAGGGCCGCAACGTCTCCTTCGTCTACACCAGCTACGTGCGCAACAACCTCTACGTCACCTCCGCCATgtccacctgcaccaccaccgccTAG